The following proteins are co-located in the Fischerella sp. PCC 9605 genome:
- a CDS encoding ABC transporter substrate-binding protein yields the protein MIQIQKCKRLAVWALLGLLTSWIVSCSTGNVSPSTKQASSGVATIEFWTMQLKPQFTDYFQSLIATFESQNSGIKVNWVDIPWAEMENKILTAVSAKTPPDVVNLNPDFASQLAGRNAWLDLDTKIPNDVQFAYLPNIWKASTLNGKSFGIPWYLTTRLTIYNTDLLKQAGINKPPATYTELAQVAQQIKDKTGKYAFFVTFVPQDSGEVLESFVQMGVTLVDAEGKAAFNSPQGKAAFQYWVDLYKKGLLPKEVLTQGHRHAIELYQAGETALLASGPEFLKQIANNAPAIAKASATAPQITGDTGKKNVAVMNVVIPRDTKQPDAAVKFALFVTNDENQLAFAKKANVLPSTKKALSDSYFKDVSANASNIDKARVVSASQLQQAEILTPTLKNFNLLQKAIYENLQAAMLDEKTVDKAVEDAAQEWNSQ from the coding sequence ATGATTCAAATTCAAAAATGTAAAAGATTAGCTGTTTGGGCGTTACTTGGCTTATTGACAAGCTGGATTGTCAGTTGCAGCACGGGTAACGTCAGTCCAAGCACAAAACAGGCATCTTCAGGAGTGGCAACAATTGAGTTTTGGACGATGCAACTCAAACCTCAATTTACCGACTACTTCCAAAGCCTGATTGCGACTTTTGAATCGCAAAATTCAGGTATAAAGGTTAACTGGGTGGATATACCTTGGGCGGAAATGGAAAACAAAATTTTAACAGCTGTCTCCGCAAAAACGCCACCTGATGTTGTGAATCTGAATCCCGATTTTGCATCGCAATTAGCAGGTCGAAATGCCTGGTTAGATTTAGATACAAAAATTCCAAATGACGTACAATTTGCATATCTGCCAAATATATGGAAAGCCAGCACACTGAATGGTAAGAGTTTTGGAATACCCTGGTATCTCACCACGCGGCTAACCATTTATAACACTGATTTATTAAAACAGGCAGGTATAAATAAACCACCTGCTACTTACACTGAATTGGCGCAGGTGGCGCAACAAATTAAAGATAAAACTGGTAAGTATGCCTTTTTTGTTACTTTTGTTCCGCAAGATTCCGGTGAGGTTTTAGAATCTTTCGTGCAGATGGGAGTAACCCTAGTGGATGCCGAAGGGAAAGCTGCCTTTAACTCTCCTCAAGGTAAAGCAGCATTTCAGTATTGGGTAGATCTTTACAAAAAAGGACTACTTCCTAAAGAAGTATTGACACAAGGACATCGTCATGCTATAGAGTTATACCAGGCAGGAGAAACAGCTTTACTAGCTTCAGGCCCCGAATTTCTCAAGCAGATTGCCAATAATGCGCCTGCGATCGCCAAAGCTTCCGCCACGGCACCACAAATCACTGGTGACACCGGTAAGAAAAATGTCGCTGTAATGAATGTAGTTATTCCGCGCGACACAAAACAACCAGACGCCGCTGTGAAATTTGCCCTGTTTGTTACTAATGACGAAAATCAGCTAGCATTTGCCAAAAAAGCAAATGTCCTGCCATCTACAAAAAAAGCGCTGTCTGACAGTTACTTTAAGGATGTATCGGCAAATGCCTCTAATATAGATAAAGCGCGTGTAGTCAGTGCCAGTCAACTGCAACAGGCAGAGATTCTAACCCCAACCTTGAAGAATTTCAATCTCCTGCAAAAGGCAATTTATGAGAACCTGCAAGCAGCAATGCTAGACGAGAAGACGGTAGATAAAGCCGTAGAAGATGCAGCACAGGAGTGGAACAGTCAATAG
- the pilM gene encoding type IV pilus assembly protein PilM, producing MVKSFKSLFGKSKGGVGIELSPQCVNVARLRKQRQGLKLDALTSVAVPEGVFVDGQIADPPTMAQIIQQALSESKINASRVATAVTGRDSIVRLIPVPAELDDKELREMVLNHEAGLYLPYPREEADVDYQKLGYFVDEDGIEKVQVLLVATRKEITDTYINTFEQIGLQVDVLEINSFALIRTIRDQLRQFSPQEAAVLVDIEFDSTEIAIVVNGVPQFSRTVPLGTYQMQMALARAMNLPASRDMELLQGMTIPLTPMEGGKTGVTEANPGMAAMMRVLGELTDELRRSIDFYLNQSENLEVAQILLAGPGGGLAQLDEFFTQRLSLPTSQVDPIGSLSLQVDEEKFPAVQRPGLGIVLGLGVREA from the coding sequence GTGGTTAAAAGCTTCAAGAGTCTGTTTGGCAAATCAAAGGGCGGAGTCGGCATTGAGCTTTCTCCACAATGCGTAAATGTTGCTCGTTTACGCAAACAACGCCAAGGTCTGAAACTAGACGCCTTAACATCGGTAGCAGTTCCAGAAGGTGTTTTTGTCGATGGTCAAATTGCCGATCCTCCAACAATGGCGCAAATCATCCAGCAGGCGCTCTCTGAGAGTAAAATCAATGCTTCTAGAGTTGCTACTGCCGTAACGGGACGAGATTCAATTGTGCGTCTGATACCCGTTCCAGCTGAGTTAGATGATAAGGAACTGCGGGAGATGGTGTTAAACCACGAAGCAGGTTTGTATTTGCCTTATCCTCGTGAAGAAGCTGATGTGGATTATCAGAAACTTGGGTACTTTGTAGATGAAGATGGCATAGAAAAGGTACAGGTGCTTCTGGTTGCGACTCGCAAAGAAATTACTGATACCTATATAAATACGTTCGAGCAAATAGGACTGCAAGTCGATGTTTTAGAGATTAACAGTTTTGCACTGATTCGGACAATTCGCGATCAGCTGCGGCAATTTAGCCCACAAGAAGCCGCTGTGCTAGTCGATATAGAGTTCGACAGCACGGAAATTGCGATCGTTGTCAATGGAGTACCGCAATTTTCGCGTACAGTTCCACTTGGGACTTATCAGATGCAAATGGCACTAGCAAGGGCAATGAACTTACCTGCATCACGAGACATGGAACTGTTGCAGGGAATGACCATTCCTTTAACTCCTATGGAGGGTGGAAAAACTGGTGTCACCGAAGCTAATCCTGGTATGGCAGCGATGATGCGGGTGTTGGGAGAACTTACGGATGAATTGCGCCGTTCCATCGATTTTTATTTGAATCAAAGTGAAAATTTGGAAGTAGCGCAGATTTTGCTGGCGGGACCGGGTGGCGGATTAGCACAGCTTGATGAGTTCTTCACACAACGATTGAGTTTACCAACCTCTCAAGTAGATCCAATTGGATCTTTGTCATTGCAAGTTGACGAAGAAAAATTTCCAGCAGTGCAACGTCCTGGACTGGGAATAGTGCTTGGTCTTGGTGTGCGGGAGGCGTGA
- a CDS encoding gamma carbonic anhydrase family protein, producing MSNASYWPSPDFSQAAFVAANAVVMGSVNIAAGVSIWYGAVIRGDVERIEIGECTNIQDGAILHGDPGKPTILEDHVTVGHRAVVHSAYIERGSMIGIGAVILDGVRVGASSIIGAGAVVTKDVAPKSLVVGIPGKVLRQVTDAEAAELIEHAENYKKLALVHAGKGTDTGFSTSH from the coding sequence GTGTCTAACGCTTCCTACTGGCCTTCTCCCGATTTTTCTCAAGCTGCCTTCGTTGCAGCCAATGCTGTGGTTATGGGTTCTGTAAATATAGCAGCAGGGGTTAGCATTTGGTATGGAGCAGTCATTAGAGGAGATGTGGAACGCATTGAAATTGGCGAATGCACTAATATCCAAGATGGAGCAATTCTACACGGCGACCCGGGTAAGCCCACAATCCTAGAAGACCATGTTACCGTAGGACACCGTGCTGTGGTACATTCTGCCTACATTGAACGTGGCAGCATGATTGGTATTGGAGCAGTGATTTTAGATGGAGTGCGGGTGGGTGCTAGTAGCATCATCGGTGCTGGTGCAGTGGTAACTAAAGATGTAGCACCTAAATCCTTGGTTGTTGGTATTCCTGGAAAAGTATTACGCCAAGTTACAGATGCTGAGGCAGCAGAACTGATCGAACACGCTGAAAATTATAAGAAGTTAGCTTTAGTTCATGCTGGCAAAGGGACAGATACTGGTTTTAGCACTTCCCATTGA
- a CDS encoding bifunctional folylpolyglutamate synthase/dihydrofolate synthase — protein MDIDSLLQPFQKFGVHLGLERIVKLLTNLGSPHHQVPVIHVAGTNGKGSVCAYLSSVLTEAGYRTGRYTSPHLVDWTERICLNEQPISSEEFCKLLLQVEAAIDPDEESPTQFEVVTAAAWLYFAQQKIDIAVVEVGLGGRLDATNVCDQPLVTIITSISREHWQQLGPTIADIAREKAGILKPGCPAVIGPLPPDAEKVVRSRILELQCPIFTPQPARQISTGWAEYERLGDGENRRWGDHPIQYPLPLEGQIQLTNSALALAALQILQKQGWQISEQAIINGMAKTKWPGRMQWTTWKNHKLLLDGAHNPAAAQVLRDYVDSLDVQAVTWVMGMLSTKEHEKIFQALLRPNDQLYLVPVPDHSSAHPSELAQLAGNICLKLSICSTFPDLTSALEAAFSLTDDLVVLCGSLYLVGHFLKESIVTSQ, from the coding sequence ATGGACATCGACTCTTTACTCCAACCCTTCCAAAAATTTGGCGTTCATCTGGGGTTGGAACGTATAGTGAAATTATTGACAAATCTTGGTAGTCCACATCACCAAGTTCCGGTAATTCACGTTGCTGGCACTAATGGTAAGGGTTCTGTTTGTGCCTATCTTTCTTCGGTTCTCACGGAGGCAGGTTATCGCACAGGACGTTATACTTCTCCTCACCTAGTTGATTGGACAGAACGCATTTGCCTTAACGAACAGCCTATTTCTTCTGAGGAATTTTGCAAATTATTACTGCAAGTCGAAGCTGCTATTGATCCGGATGAAGAGTCACCGACTCAATTTGAAGTGGTGACAGCAGCAGCTTGGTTGTATTTCGCTCAGCAAAAAATTGATATTGCAGTGGTAGAAGTAGGACTGGGAGGACGTTTGGATGCTACTAACGTTTGCGATCAACCCCTTGTTACTATTATCACATCTATTAGCCGCGAACACTGGCAGCAACTCGGGCCTACCATCGCTGATATTGCTAGAGAGAAAGCTGGTATTCTCAAACCTGGATGTCCGGCTGTGATTGGCCCTTTGCCACCAGATGCAGAAAAAGTTGTGCGATCGCGCATTTTGGAATTACAATGCCCTATCTTTACACCCCAGCCAGCGCGTCAAATTTCTACTGGATGGGCAGAATATGAAAGATTGGGAGATGGGGAGAACCGGAGGTGGGGAGATCACCCCATTCAATACCCTTTGCCATTAGAGGGACAAATTCAGTTGACGAATTCAGCTTTAGCTTTAGCTGCGCTGCAAATCCTGCAAAAACAAGGTTGGCAGATTTCTGAGCAAGCCATAATTAACGGTATGGCCAAAACTAAGTGGCCGGGGCGGATGCAATGGACTACCTGGAAAAACCATAAATTATTGCTTGATGGTGCTCATAATCCAGCTGCTGCCCAAGTTTTGCGAGATTATGTAGATAGCCTAGATGTCCAAGCAGTCACTTGGGTGATGGGAATGCTTTCGACTAAAGAGCATGAGAAAATTTTTCAAGCCTTACTGCGACCCAATGACCAATTATATTTAGTACCAGTACCCGATCATAGTTCAGCTCATCCTAGTGAATTAGCACAGTTAGCTGGAAATATTTGCCTAAAATTGAGTATTTGTAGTACTTTCCCAGATTTAACATCCGCGCTAGAAGCGGCTTTTTCCTTGACAGATGATTTAGTCGTTTTATGCGGTTCGCTGTATTTAGTCGGACATTTTTTAAAAGAGTCAATAGTCACTAGTCAATAG
- a CDS encoding pilus assembly protein PilO, with amino-acid sequence MTLSEDFNFVEGGELEEGASSTYPVVFGITFTPKIIGILVGVLGFAGALYMLLNLVMPAWETFQQQQAKQSELQGQIDQKKATIKQMDKVKQELAEAKQQQTQVLGLFANEKTLDTLLLDLNRLVESGSGKISANAVRAKLKKFVPASDKAEPITDGSLGSQVDGKLKRRSVNIEIVGTYEQTQSILRNIERLQPLLIVKDYQSTLAPEPAPEPGKVAIRMGPAPISTSFQLQALMPLTPEEIAAVQAAPKK; translated from the coding sequence ATGACGCTGAGTGAAGATTTTAATTTTGTAGAAGGTGGGGAATTAGAGGAAGGGGCATCATCAACCTACCCCGTTGTTTTTGGCATCACCTTCACACCCAAAATCATCGGCATCCTAGTGGGGGTATTGGGTTTTGCCGGGGCCCTTTACATGTTGCTTAACTTGGTAATGCCAGCTTGGGAAACCTTTCAGCAACAGCAAGCAAAACAAAGCGAACTGCAAGGGCAAATTGACCAAAAGAAAGCCACCATCAAACAGATGGACAAGGTAAAACAAGAGTTAGCAGAAGCCAAACAACAACAAACCCAGGTGTTAGGATTGTTTGCTAACGAAAAAACATTGGATACACTACTGCTGGATTTGAATCGTTTGGTTGAGTCTGGCAGCGGTAAAATTTCTGCTAATGCTGTTAGAGCTAAACTGAAGAAATTTGTGCCAGCTTCAGATAAAGCTGAACCGATTACCGATGGATCGTTAGGATCACAGGTTGACGGCAAACTGAAACGCAGGAGCGTCAATATCGAAATTGTCGGCACTTATGAACAAACGCAATCAATTCTTCGTAATATTGAACGTTTGCAGCCTTTGTTGATAGTTAAGGACTATCAATCTACATTAGCTCCAGAACCTGCTCCAGAACCAGGCAAAGTGGCAATTAGGATGGGGCCAGCACCAATTTCTACATCTTTCCAATTACAGGCATTGATGCCGCTTACTCCAGAAGAAATTGCAGCTGTCCAAGCAGCGCCGAAGAAGTGA
- a CDS encoding PilN domain-containing protein codes for MYSLDINFLKDRPNFQKNTEKKPKSSLKPGNLTPVFIGVGIGVLFPAFAGTGWWLLQAKNAELEQLIAQLEEESKSLDAQIGSINKIREETNKVKGETQSLVAVFDQIRAWSAMLQDLRDRIPASVQIENVRQTPPAAPVEGQPPPNPAGGMAITGLARSFNDVNDFLLILQQSRFFKANEAKIVSAELVDAPIKNSPPQGVAIKPPQIVRYNIQTSLSDVPASELVRELEQKGTVGLVARIRSLQQTGVIQK; via the coding sequence ATGTACAGTTTAGATATTAACTTTCTTAAAGACCGCCCAAATTTCCAGAAAAATACTGAAAAGAAGCCGAAATCATCACTCAAGCCTGGAAATTTAACACCTGTATTTATAGGAGTGGGGATTGGTGTGCTTTTCCCAGCTTTTGCGGGAACTGGTTGGTGGCTTTTGCAAGCGAAAAATGCCGAGTTAGAGCAGTTGATAGCGCAACTGGAGGAGGAGAGCAAGAGCTTAGATGCACAAATCGGTAGCATTAACAAAATTCGGGAAGAAACCAACAAAGTCAAGGGGGAAACGCAATCTTTAGTTGCCGTGTTCGATCAGATTCGTGCTTGGTCAGCAATGTTACAAGATTTGCGCGATCGCATTCCAGCGTCAGTACAAATTGAAAATGTTAGACAAACACCACCTGCTGCCCCAGTAGAGGGACAACCACCACCCAATCCCGCTGGCGGAATGGCAATTACTGGCTTAGCTCGCTCCTTTAACGATGTCAACGATTTTTTGCTGATTCTGCAACAATCTCGTTTCTTTAAAGCCAACGAAGCAAAAATTGTTTCAGCAGAATTAGTAGATGCACCGATAAAAAATTCTCCTCCTCAAGGTGTAGCGATTAAACCACCTCAAATAGTTAGATACAACATTCAAACCAGCCTAAGTGATGTTCCAGCTTCGGAGTTAGTTAGAGAGTTGGAGCAAAAAGGCACAGTGGGATTAGTGGCACGCATTCGCAGTCTGCAACAAACAGGAGTCATTCAAAAATGA
- a CDS encoding photosystem II protein Y, translating into MDFDMRVVIVLAPVAIAAAWALFNIGAAALRQIQSFLNKEA; encoded by the coding sequence ATGGACTTTGATATGCGTGTGGTTATCGTGTTGGCACCAGTCGCGATCGCAGCTGCTTGGGCATTGTTTAATATCGGTGCTGCTGCTTTAAGACAAATTCAAAGCTTTTTAAATAAAGAAGCATAA
- a CDS encoding VOC family protein: MHHASIRTANIHRAIAFYEQLGFTVCERFTTGYTLACWMEGLGGRIELIQIPEPKPAPDAFADEHYVGYYHLSFDLTNITTDLPSWLTDLKENFTLAAQNQPEHLQPLKILLEPMQQQIGDRIYEVAFIADADGLPLEFIRVLAALQ; encoded by the coding sequence ATGCACCACGCTTCTATTCGCACAGCTAATATCCATCGAGCGATCGCCTTCTACGAACAACTAGGGTTTACAGTTTGCGAACGCTTCACTACAGGCTATACCCTCGCTTGTTGGATGGAAGGACTAGGTGGCAGAATTGAACTAATCCAAATACCAGAACCAAAACCAGCCCCCGATGCATTCGCAGATGAGCATTATGTGGGTTACTATCATCTGTCTTTCGATCTCACTAACATCACGACCGATTTGCCTAGCTGGTTGACAGATTTGAAAGAAAATTTTACTCTGGCCGCACAAAATCAACCAGAACACTTACAACCACTAAAGATTCTTTTAGAACCGATGCAGCAGCAAATAGGCGATCGCATCTATGAAGTCGCCTTTATTGCCGATGCCGATGGCTTACCTTTAGAATTCATTCGGGTTTTAGCCGCACTCCAGTAG
- a CDS encoding TIGR02652 family protein — translation MNPGLQYPIFGPEIQCPHCRQTIPALTLTDTYLCPRHGAFEANPKTGELIHLQSGRHWRRWNGEWYRQHTHPDGIRFEIHEALDKLYTQGYRATRVIIARRYQELMSGYLERSTPWRGGQSEGASARLYGLPVEFGPDPKEEPCWEVINFDLEKEPGVPVRYPYFRLFE, via the coding sequence ATGAATCCAGGCTTGCAGTACCCAATATTTGGCCCCGAAATTCAGTGTCCCCACTGCCGTCAGACAATCCCGGCACTGACACTAACAGATACTTACTTATGTCCCCGTCATGGCGCGTTTGAAGCCAATCCTAAAACAGGAGAGTTGATTCATTTACAGTCTGGACGTCACTGGCGTCGGTGGAATGGTGAATGGTATCGACAACATACGCATCCAGATGGCATTCGGTTTGAAATCCACGAAGCATTAGATAAGTTATATACGCAAGGTTATCGAGCAACACGGGTAATTATTGCTCGCCGCTATCAGGAATTGATGAGTGGCTATTTAGAACGCAGCACTCCTTGGCGGGGAGGACAATCAGAAGGGGCTTCGGCACGACTGTACGGTTTACCTGTGGAGTTTGGCCCCGATCCCAAAGAAGAACCCTGTTGGGAAGTAATTAATTTTGATTTGGAAAAAGAACCCGGTGTGCCTGTACGTTATCCTTATTTCAGATTATTTGAATAA